A DNA window from Sporosarcina sp. ANT_H38 contains the following coding sequences:
- a CDS encoding PRD domain-containing protein, with amino-acid sequence MKITKILNNNAVVVLDGKHEKIAIGAGIAFNKKRNDIVNIQRIEKIFVMRENDKLQQLLSRIPEEHFTISEEIITYAEAYMGTKLNEHIHIVLTDHLSFAIERIRDGIHLNNKLLHEIKILYRREFEIGLWAIQHIKEKCQVEMPEDEAAYIALHIHTMKPQGGDLHQTVRQTAIIRDMVQTIKEHLMITIEEDDISYHRLITHLRSALTRMNQYGLHTMDEEMLVMIKKKFPLSYNCATEVAKELVILHAVELHEQELGYIALHIERLRKH; translated from the coding sequence ATGAAAATAACAAAAATTCTCAATAACAATGCTGTAGTCGTACTAGATGGCAAGCATGAGAAAATTGCTATTGGCGCCGGGATTGCTTTTAATAAAAAAAGAAATGATATCGTGAATATCCAAAGAATAGAAAAGATTTTTGTTATGAGGGAAAATGACAAGCTACAGCAACTTTTGAGCCGAATTCCGGAAGAGCATTTTACCATCTCCGAAGAAATCATTACCTATGCAGAAGCGTATATGGGCACAAAGTTAAATGAGCATATTCACATCGTCCTTACTGATCATCTGTCATTTGCAATTGAAAGAATAAGAGATGGTATCCATTTAAATAATAAGTTATTGCATGAAATTAAAATACTATATAGAAGAGAATTTGAAATCGGGCTTTGGGCAATCCAACATATAAAAGAAAAATGTCAAGTTGAAATGCCCGAAGACGAAGCTGCTTATATCGCTCTTCATATCCATACCATGAAACCGCAAGGAGGTGATTTACATCAAACGGTGAGACAAACGGCGATTATAAGAGATATGGTCCAAACAATCAAGGAGCACTTAATGATTACGATTGAAGAGGACGACATTTCATATCACCGCCTGATTACGCATCTTCGCTCCGCCTTAACAAGAATGAATCAGTATGGGCTTCACACGATGGATGAGGAAATGTTGGTCATGATTAAAAAGAAGTTTCCTCTTTCGTATAATTGTGCAACCGAGGTTGCAAAGGAATTAGTTATATTACACGCTGTCGAACTGCATGAACAAGAGTTGGGCTATATCGCACTTCATATTGAACGATTAAGAAAGCATTAA
- the nagE gene encoding N-acetylglucosamine-specific PTS transporter subunit IIBC, which yields MMKYLQKLGRSLMLPVAVLPAAAILMGIGYWIDPEGWGSGNVLAAFLIKAGSSIIDNMSILFAVGVALGMSKDKDGSAALSGLVGFLIVTTLLSTDTVAMLLSIDVANVNPAFEKIANQFIGIISGIIAAVMYNRFSHVQLPTALAFFSGKRLVPIMTAATMLVASAALFFIWPVIFTALVSFGEGISGLGATGAGLYGFFNRLLIPTGLHHALNSVFWFDVAGINDISNFWAGTGTKGITGMYQAGFFPIMMFGLPAAALAMYHTAKTKRKKQAASLMMAAGFASFFTGVTEPLEFAFMFLAPALYVVHAALTGLSLFIAATFHWTAGFGFSAGFVDFVLSFRLPLANQPYMLIVQGLVFAVIYYFLFRFLIVKFNLKTPGREEDEDVADEDANGVASTTGNKFSGMAASIFEGLGGDANITSVDYCATRLRVEVKDMNAVNQKKIKDTGVPGINVVGPQSIQVIVGTSVQFVADEIEKIRK from the coding sequence ATGATGAAATACCTTCAAAAGCTAGGTCGTTCTTTGATGTTACCTGTAGCTGTATTACCTGCTGCGGCAATTTTAATGGGGATTGGGTATTGGATTGATCCTGAGGGTTGGGGTTCAGGAAACGTATTAGCCGCTTTCTTAATCAAAGCTGGGTCTTCGATTATTGATAATATGTCTATACTGTTTGCCGTCGGAGTAGCGTTAGGCATGTCCAAAGATAAGGATGGCTCCGCTGCACTAAGTGGATTAGTCGGTTTCTTAATTGTTACAACATTATTATCAACCGATACGGTAGCTATGCTACTAAGTATTGATGTTGCAAATGTAAACCCTGCTTTCGAAAAAATTGCAAACCAATTTATTGGAATTATTTCAGGTATCATCGCAGCAGTGATGTACAATCGATTTAGTCATGTACAATTACCGACTGCGTTGGCGTTCTTTAGTGGAAAACGTTTAGTACCCATTATGACAGCTGCTACTATGCTAGTTGCTTCAGCGGCATTATTCTTTATCTGGCCTGTTATTTTTACTGCATTAGTTTCTTTTGGTGAAGGTATTAGTGGATTAGGTGCTACTGGTGCAGGATTATACGGATTCTTTAACCGTCTATTGATCCCTACTGGACTACACCATGCATTGAACTCCGTATTCTGGTTTGACGTTGCTGGTATTAATGACATAAGTAACTTCTGGGCTGGTACAGGTACGAAAGGTATTACCGGTATGTATCAAGCTGGTTTCTTCCCAATTATGATGTTTGGCTTACCAGCCGCAGCACTTGCAATGTATCATACAGCTAAAACAAAAAGAAAAAAACAAGCAGCCTCTCTGATGATGGCGGCAGGTTTCGCTTCATTCTTTACAGGTGTTACTGAACCACTTGAATTTGCATTTATGTTCCTAGCACCAGCTCTTTATGTTGTGCATGCTGCTTTAACAGGATTATCTTTGTTTATCGCCGCTACGTTCCACTGGACGGCAGGATTTGGATTTAGCGCTGGTTTTGTCGATTTCGTCTTGAGTTTCAGATTACCACTTGCTAACCAACCCTATATGTTAATCGTTCAAGGACTCGTGTTTGCTGTTATTTACTACTTCCTATTCCGTTTCTTAATCGTCAAATTTAACTTGAAAACACCAGGTAGAGAAGAAGATGAGGATGTAGCAGATGAAGACGCAAACGGAGTAGCAAGCACTACAGGTAATAAATTTTCAGGCATGGCAGCTTCGATTTTTGAAGGTTTAGGCGGAGACGCTAATATAACTTCCGTTGACTACTGTGCAACACGCTTACGCGTAGAAGTAAAAGATATGAATGCGGTCAATCAAAAGAAAATTAAAGATACAGGTGTACCCGGGATAAATGTGGTGGGTCCACAAAGTATCCAAGTTATTGTTGGAACAAGTGTACAGTTTGTTGCAGATGAAATCGAAAAAATCCGCAAATAA
- a CDS encoding serine hydrolase, translating into MILWEPFEKFIEEVMEKEQIPGVAVALSKNGQTIYERGFGTRNVETNEPVTPQTIFGIASITKSFTALAIMKLVEEGLIKVEDAVTLHLPGFQLVDYANIEDIKIWHLLSHTTGLATMERREQLTKFDEHLHYLNEKAWAWLGKPGEYMCYNNDMFLLLGAIIEKITGENYQTYINKQIITPLQMTRTTYNILELQSFDNVSTPYVLENDKPVSCPWPTLGNYAVGGGIRSTVVDLLKYGNTYVDVLERTIVTKAYTAQMAQPVHQTDRKSFYGFALQTTPDYSGVTLVEHGGGQPGVSSRFGFIPEEGIVAVVLTNMSGVSADAIWLAAMNTALGIPIDQKRSTEPQFEMNEEQKQRVLGTYLSAEGSRVDISLEDQSVMATIDNITYTLRASDETTLVIMPLEKPIRFFMDEKNEAWALFIRLRMLVKSR; encoded by the coding sequence TTGATTCTGTGGGAACCATTTGAAAAGTTTATAGAAGAAGTAATGGAAAAAGAACAAATACCGGGTGTTGCAGTTGCACTTTCGAAAAACGGACAAACAATTTATGAGCGAGGGTTTGGAACCAGGAATGTTGAAACGAATGAGCCAGTCACTCCGCAAACGATTTTCGGAATCGCATCAATTACAAAATCTTTTACAGCACTTGCTATTATGAAACTGGTAGAAGAAGGGCTTATAAAAGTCGAGGACGCAGTTACCTTGCATCTTCCTGGATTTCAATTAGTCGATTACGCCAATATAGAGGATATAAAAATATGGCACCTTCTTTCTCACACAACAGGTCTTGCAACAATGGAGAGAAGGGAACAACTCACGAAATTTGATGAACATCTTCACTATTTAAACGAAAAAGCATGGGCTTGGTTAGGGAAGCCCGGGGAATATATGTGTTATAACAACGATATGTTTCTCTTACTTGGTGCCATTATTGAAAAAATAACAGGTGAAAATTATCAAACGTATATCAATAAACAAATAATAACCCCCTTACAAATGACGAGGACGACCTATAATATTCTAGAATTACAAAGTTTCGATAATGTCTCAACACCATATGTGCTGGAAAACGACAAGCCAGTATCATGTCCATGGCCGACGTTAGGGAATTATGCTGTCGGGGGCGGTATTCGGTCGACTGTAGTTGATTTGTTGAAATACGGAAACACATATGTGGATGTCCTTGAAAGAACTATTGTCACTAAAGCGTATACTGCGCAAATGGCGCAACCCGTTCATCAAACGGATAGAAAAAGTTTTTATGGATTTGCACTTCAAACGACTCCGGACTACTCGGGAGTGACATTAGTCGAACATGGCGGGGGACAACCAGGTGTATCCTCTAGATTTGGTTTCATTCCCGAAGAGGGGATTGTTGCCGTTGTTCTAACGAATATGAGCGGTGTAAGTGCCGATGCAATTTGGCTTGCTGCTATGAATACCGCATTAGGTATACCAATCGACCAAAAGAGGAGTACAGAGCCTCAATTTGAAATGAATGAAGAACAAAAACAGCGTGTACTTGGGACATATTTATCAGCTGAGGGGTCCCGAGTGGATATTTCCTTAGAAGATCAATCCGTCATGGCAACTATTGATAATATAACTTACACACTTCGAGCAAGTGACGAGACAACTCTTGTTATAATGCCACTTGAGAAGCCGATACGGTTCTTTATGGATGAAAAGAATGAAGCGTGGGCACTATTTATAAGGCTAAGAATGCTGGTGAAAAGTAGGTAA
- a CDS encoding ABC transporter ATP-binding protein: MNTNEDLLVVTELKKHFKLNKNSTLKAVDGISFTIKKGETLGLVGESGCGKSTVGRTITQIYEPSSGEILFANEVVHSKRSKQEQKMKKRNMQMIFQDPYSSLNPRMTVMEIISEGLVIHSAELASEEREVKVNELLELVGLNKKHSQRYPHEFSGGQRQRIGIARALAVEPEFIVADEPIAALDVSIQAQIVNLLKKLQKEKGLTFLFIAHDLSMVKYISDRIAVMYLGKIVELTESETLYEKPLHPYSEALLSAIPLPDPNLERSRKQIILKGDVPSPIDIPSGCRFRTRCPKAMKVCAEIEPVFMEVEKGHFVACHLHDEKVMSRQDAVQVDMELS, translated from the coding sequence ATGAACACGAATGAAGATTTATTAGTCGTTACAGAATTGAAGAAACACTTTAAGCTAAACAAGAATAGTACATTGAAAGCGGTTGATGGAATTAGTTTTACGATAAAAAAGGGGGAGACGCTCGGTCTTGTTGGTGAGTCGGGATGTGGGAAATCGACAGTTGGAAGAACCATTACTCAAATTTATGAGCCCTCAAGTGGTGAAATTCTTTTTGCTAATGAGGTAGTCCATTCAAAACGCAGCAAACAGGAGCAAAAAATGAAGAAGCGTAATATGCAAATGATTTTCCAAGATCCCTATTCTTCATTGAATCCTCGTATGACTGTTATGGAAATCATTTCAGAGGGGCTAGTCATTCATTCAGCCGAATTAGCATCGGAAGAACGGGAAGTGAAAGTGAATGAACTATTAGAGCTCGTCGGCTTGAACAAAAAACATTCGCAAAGGTATCCCCATGAATTTAGCGGAGGCCAAAGACAACGAATTGGTATTGCACGCGCATTGGCGGTTGAGCCGGAATTTATTGTAGCAGACGAGCCAATCGCCGCTCTTGATGTATCGATACAGGCCCAAATCGTCAACTTATTGAAGAAGCTCCAAAAAGAAAAAGGGCTTACTTTTCTATTTATAGCGCATGACTTATCGATGGTGAAATACATAAGTGACCGGATTGCAGTTATGTATTTAGGGAAAATTGTTGAGTTAACTGAAAGTGAAACGCTTTACGAGAAACCACTGCATCCTTATTCTGAGGCATTACTTTCAGCAATCCCATTGCCCGATCCGAACTTGGAACGCTCTAGAAAACAAATTATCCTGAAAGGCGACGTCCCTAGCCCAATCGACATTCCAAGTGGATGCAGATTCCGGACAAGATGTCCGAAAGCGATGAAAGTTTGTGCAGAAATCGAACCAGTTTTTATGGAAGTAGAGAAAGGTCACTTCGTTGCATGCCATTTGCATGATGAAAAAGTGATGTCCAGACAAGATGCAGTTCAAGTAGATATGGAGTTGTCCTGA
- a CDS encoding ABC transporter ATP-binding protein, which yields MNEEILSVDNLHISFQTRSGAVKAVRGVNFKLNKGETLAIVGESGSGKSVTAKSIMRLLPKHNTLIPQGDITYEGRDLLKLSLSEMQKVRGSEISMVFQDPMTSLNPTMKIGKQIMEGLIKHQKMTKKEAKQRALQMLKMVGIPNAEERLDGYPHQFSGGMRQRVVIAMALACNPKVLIADEPTTALDVTIQAQILRLMKDLQEKMDTAIVLITHDLGVVANMANRVAVMYAGEIVEQGTLDEIFYKPQHPYTLGLLHSMPNLNASRSEPLIPIPGSPPDLATLGTGCPFAARCPYTMMVCHDFHPETTQIGESHSVSCWLQDVRTPADHVPEKVRSAK from the coding sequence ATGAACGAAGAAATATTGTCAGTCGACAACTTACACATTTCCTTCCAGACCCGATCCGGTGCGGTTAAGGCGGTAAGAGGTGTAAATTTCAAGTTGAACAAAGGTGAAACGTTGGCAATTGTTGGTGAATCAGGCTCCGGGAAATCTGTTACCGCAAAATCAATTATGCGTCTTTTACCTAAGCATAATACCTTAATTCCACAGGGGGATATTACTTATGAAGGACGTGACCTCTTAAAACTATCGTTAAGTGAGATGCAGAAGGTAAGAGGTTCAGAAATATCAATGGTGTTTCAAGACCCAATGACTTCCTTGAATCCAACAATGAAAATCGGGAAACAAATCATGGAGGGCCTCATAAAACATCAGAAGATGACAAAGAAAGAGGCGAAACAAAGAGCATTACAAATGCTTAAAATGGTTGGTATACCAAATGCTGAAGAACGTCTAGATGGATATCCACATCAGTTTTCAGGTGGAATGAGGCAGCGCGTTGTCATTGCAATGGCGCTTGCTTGTAACCCGAAAGTGTTAATAGCTGACGAGCCGACAACAGCTCTTGATGTTACAATTCAAGCGCAAATCCTGCGGTTGATGAAGGACTTGCAAGAAAAAATGGATACGGCAATTGTTCTAATTACGCATGATCTTGGCGTTGTCGCAAACATGGCTAATCGAGTCGCGGTCATGTATGCGGGTGAAATCGTTGAGCAAGGGACACTAGATGAAATTTTTTATAAACCACAGCATCCATATACGTTAGGGCTCCTTCATTCCATGCCTAACTTAAATGCCAGTCGATCAGAACCACTTATTCCTATTCCGGGATCACCACCTGACTTAGCAACACTTGGTACAGGTTGTCCATTTGCTGCCCGTTGTCCGTATACGATGATGGTATGTCATGACTTCCATCCAGAAACAACACAGATTGGTGAAAGTCACTCTGTCTCATGTTGGTTGCAAGATGTGCGAACACCGGCTGATCATGTCCCGGAAAAAGTGAGGAGTGCAAAATAA
- the opp3C gene encoding oligopeptide ABC transporter permease, producing the protein MVNSNENRDGITADLFFPAPLDPTAQEDLNAPSVSFWQEAFHRLFKNKGAVISLVLLILLIIVALIGPLMNEHTYRSQNLVHSNLPAKVPGLEWLGFDGTDIKGVDVYEERNIETNYWFGTDEFGRDLWTRVWKGTQISLFIALVAATLDLIIGVVYGGISSFYGGKVDNVMQRIIEILMGIPNLIIIILFILILEPGITSIILAMVITGWVGMARVVRGQILQLKSQEFVLASQTLGASNSRLIWRHLLPNVMGPIIVTIMFTIPTAIFFEAFLSFIGLGLQAPQASLGVLIEDGYKSMRYFAYKLLFPALVISTIMICFNLLADGLRDALDPKMRK; encoded by the coding sequence ATGGTTAATTCAAATGAGAATAGAGATGGAATCACTGCAGATCTATTCTTCCCTGCACCGTTAGATCCAACAGCGCAGGAAGATCTCAACGCGCCATCAGTCTCATTTTGGCAAGAAGCATTCCACCGGTTATTTAAAAATAAGGGAGCAGTTATTTCCCTGGTTTTACTTATATTATTAATTATTGTGGCCCTGATAGGTCCTTTAATGAATGAGCATACGTACCGAAGCCAAAATTTAGTTCACTCAAATTTACCAGCAAAGGTCCCCGGACTTGAGTGGCTTGGTTTTGATGGAACAGATATAAAAGGTGTAGATGTTTATGAAGAAAGAAATATAGAAACAAATTACTGGTTCGGGACAGATGAATTTGGCCGTGATCTATGGACAAGGGTGTGGAAAGGAACACAAATTTCACTTTTCATTGCGCTTGTTGCTGCAACTTTAGATTTGATTATTGGCGTTGTTTATGGAGGTATTTCTTCCTTCTATGGAGGTAAAGTCGACAATGTTATGCAACGGATAATTGAAATTTTGATGGGGATTCCGAATTTGATTATCATTATCCTTTTCATTCTCATTCTCGAACCGGGTATTACTTCCATCATTTTAGCGATGGTTATAACCGGTTGGGTAGGAATGGCACGTGTTGTACGTGGACAAATCTTGCAGTTGAAAAGCCAAGAATTTGTCCTTGCTTCCCAAACGCTTGGTGCATCAAATTCAAGATTGATTTGGAGGCATTTGTTACCGAACGTAATGGGGCCGATTATCGTTACCATCATGTTTACAATTCCTACAGCCATATTCTTCGAAGCCTTTTTGAGTTTCATAGGCTTAGGATTACAAGCGCCACAAGCGTCTCTTGGTGTGTTAATTGAAGATGGCTATAAATCTATGAGGTATTTCGCATACAAGCTTCTTTTCCCTGCACTTGTAATAAGCACGATTATGATTTGCTTCAATCTACTCGCTGATGGATTACGTGATGCGTTAGATCCGAAAATGAGAAAATAG